From Acomys russatus chromosome 2, mAcoRus1.1, whole genome shotgun sequence, one genomic window encodes:
- the Galt gene encoding galactose-1-phosphate uridylyltransferase, producing MSHSGADAEQRQEASGADTMAGTFRACEHQHVRYNPLQDEWVLVSAHRMKRPWQGQMEPQLLKTVPRHDPLNPLCPGATRANGEVNPHYNGTFVFDNDFPALQPDAPDPGPSDHPLFQAEAARGVCKVMCFHPWSDVTLPLMSVPEIRAVIDAWAAVTEELGAQYPWVQIFENKGAMMGCSNPHPHCQVWASSFLPDIAQREERSQQSYHSQHGEPLLLEYGRQELLRKERLVLTSEHWIVLVPFWAVWPFQTLLLPRRHVRRLPELTPAERDDLATIMKKLLTKYDNLFETPFPYSMGWHGAPTGLKARAHCDHWQLHAHYYPPLLRSATVRKFMVGYEMLAQAQRDLTPEQAAERLRALPEVHYCLAHKDEETAAVDRP from the exons ATGTCGCACAGCGGAGCCGACGCGGAGCAGCGCCAGGAAGCGTCAGGGGCGGACACCATGGCAGGGACCTTCCGGGCTTGCG AACACCAGCATGTTCGCTACAACCCGCTTCAGGACGAGTGGGTGTTAGTGTCAGCCCATCGCATGAAGCGGCCCTGGCAAGGACAAATGGAGCCCCAGCTGCTGAAGACGGTGCCCCGCCACGACCCACTCAACCCTCTGTGTCCCGGGGCTACGCGAGCCAACGGGGAG GTGAATCCTCACTATAATGGCACCTTCGTGTTTGACAATGACTTCCCGGCTCTGCAGCCCGATGCTCCGGATCCTG GGCCCAGTGACCATCCTCTCTTTCAAGCAGAGGCCGCCAGAGGAGTTTG TAAGGTCATGTGTTTCCACCCCTGGTCGGATGTGACCCTGCCACTCATGTCAGTCCCCGAGATCCGAGCTGTCATCGATGCATGGGCCGCAGTCACAGAGGAGCTGGGTGCCCAGTACCCTTGGGTGCAG ATCTTTGAAAACAAAGGAGCCATGATGGGCTgttccaacccccacccccactgccag GTTTGGGCCAGCAGCTTCCTGCCAGATATTGCCCAGCGCGAAGAGCGATCCCAGCAGAGCTATCACAGCCAGCATGGAGAGCCTTTACTATTGGAATATGGCCGCCAAGAGCTCctcaggaag GAACGGTTGGTCCTAACCAGCGAGCACTGGATAGTCCTGGTCCCCTTCTGGGCAGTGTGGCCTTTCCAGACACTGCTGCTGCCCCGGCGGCATGTGCGACGGCTACCTGAGCTGACCCCTGCTGAACGTGATG ATCTAGCTACCATCATGAAAAAGCTCTTGACCAAGTATGACAACCTGTTTGAGACGCCTTTCCCCTACTCTATGGGCTGGCACG GGGCTCCCACAGGGTTAAAGGCCAGAGCCCACTGTGACCACTGGCAGCTGCATGCCCATTACTACCCTCCACTCCTGCGCTCCGCCACGGTCCGGAAATTCATGGTTGGCTATGAAATGCTTGCGCAGGCTCAACGGGACCTCACCCCCGAACAG GCTGCAGAGAGATTGAGGGCACTTCCTGAGGTACATTATTGCCTGGCACACAAAGATGAGGAGACAGCAGCCGTCGACCGACCGTAA
- the Il11ra gene encoding interleukin-11 receptor subunit alpha encodes MNSSCSGLSRVLVAVATALVSSSSLCPQAWGPPGVQYAQPGRPAMLCCPGVNSGTPVSWFRDGESRLLQGPDSGLGHRLVLAQVDSADEGAYVCQTLDGVSGGMVTLQLGSPPARPKVSCQAVDYENFSCTWSPGQVSGLPTRYLTSYRKKTLPGAESQRESPSTGPWPCPQDPLEASRCVVHGAEFWSEYRINVTEVNPLGASTSLLDVRLQSILRPDPPQRLQVESVPGYPRRLLASWAYPASWPRQPYFLLKFRLQYRPVQHPAWSTVETIGLEEVITDAVAGLPHVVRVSARDFLDAGTWSAWSLEAWGTPSAGPLQDDTPDGRQAHKQQQEAGAQEDGPTSPRPSVQPDSRPLDHRDPTEQVAVLASLGIFSFLGLAVGALALGLWLRLRQDGKDRPQKPAFLAPMIPVDKLPGIPNLQRTQENFS; translated from the exons ATGAACAGCAGCTGCTCGGGGCTGAGCAGGGTCCTGGTGGCTGTGGCTACAGCCCTGgtgtcttcctcctctctctgcccccaagCCTGGGGTCCTCCAG GTGTCCAGTATGCGCAGCCCGGCAGGCCAGCGATGCTGTGCTGCCCTGGAGTGAATAGTGG GACGCCAGTGTCCTGGTTTCGGGATGGGGAATCAAGGCTGCTCCAGGGACCTGACTCTGGACTAGGACACAGACTGGTCTTGGCCCAGGTGGACAGTGCCGATGAGGGGGCTTATGTCTGCCAGACCCTGGATGGTGTATCTGGGGGCATGGTGACCCTGCAGCTGGGCT CTCCCCCAGCTCGACCCAAGGTCTCCTGCCAAGCAGTGGACTATGAAAACTTCTCCTGTACTTGGAGTCCGGGCCAGGTCAGCGGTTTGCCTACCCGCTACCTCACTTCCTAcag GAAGAAGACCCTGCCAGGAGCTGAGAGTCAGAG GGAAAGCCCATCCACAGGGCCCTGGCCATGCCCACAGGACCCTCTGGAGGCTTCACGATGTGTGGTCCATGGGGCGGAGTTCTGGAGTGAGTACCGAATCAACGTGACTGAGGTGAACCCACTGGGGGCCAGCACCAGCCTACTGGATGTGAGATTACAGAGCATCT TGCGTCCTGATCCACCGCAGCGACTACAAGTGGAGTCAGTACCTGGCTACCCTCGGCGCCTGCTCGCCAGCTGGGCATACCCTGCCTCCTGGCCTCGTCAACCCTACTTCCTGCTCAAGTTCCGGTTGCAATACCGTCCAGTGCAGCATCCAGCCTGGTCCACG GTTGAGACCATTGGCTTGGAAGAGGTGATAACAGACGCTGTGGCTGGGCTGCCCCACGTGGTACGAGTCAGTGCCAGGGACTTCCTGGACGCTGGCACCTGGAGTGCCTGGAGCCTGGAGGCCTGGGGTACTCCTAGCGCTg GTCCCCTGCAGGATGACACACCCGATGGGAGACAGGCACACAAACAGCAGCAAGAGGCAGGAGCCCAGGAGGATGGTCCCACTTCTCCAAGGCCTTCCGTGCAACCAGACTCAAGACCGCTTG ATCACAGGGACCCCACGGAGCAAGTGGCTGTGTTAGCATCTTTGGGGATCTTCTCCTTCCTGGGCTTGGCTGTTGGAGCTCTGGCACTGGGGCTCTG GCTGAGGCTGCGGCAGGACGGGAAGGACAGGCCTCAGAAACCCGCCTTCTTGGCACCAATGATCCCGGTGGACAAGCTTCCCG GCATTCCAaacctgcagaggacccaggagaACTTCAGCTGA
- the LOC127200001 gene encoding C-C motif chemokine 27-like isoform X3 has translation MSRLRRYEVALEAEEEIYWGCFYFFPWLRMWRRERRLPLTSWHPWNKTKPKQEALPMPSSNSCCTQLYRQPLPIRVLRRIIRVELQEADGDCHLQAVVLHLARRSVCVHPQNRSLARWLEHHGKRLQGTVPNLNLLLQKKMSSSPQEQN, from the exons ATGTCGCGATTGAGGCGATACGAGGTGGCGCTGGAAGCTGAGGAGGA GATCTATTGGGGCTGCTTCTACTTTTTCCCTTGGCTGCGAATGTGGCGCAGGGAGCGGAG GCTCCCACTGACAAGCTGGCATCCGTGGAACAAGACAAAGCCGAAACAAGAAG CCTTGCCAATGCCTTCCAGCAATAGCTGCTGTACTCAGCTCTACAGACAACCACTCCCGATCAGGGTACTGAGGAGGATCATCCGAGTGGAGCTGCAGGAGGCCGACGGGGACTGTCACCTTCAGGCTGTTGT GCTCCACCTGGCTCGGCGCAGTGTTTGTGTTCATCCCCAGAACCGCAGCCTGGCTCGGTGGCTTGAGCACCATGGGAAAAGGCTCCAGGGGACTGTACCCAACTTAAACCTGCTACTacaaaagaaaatgtcctcaagCCCACAAGAGCAAAACTAA
- the LOC127200001 gene encoding C-C motif chemokine 27-like isoform X2, translated as MSRLRRYEVALEAEEEIYWGCFYFFPWLRMWRRERSQRLSLEPPRLPLTSWHPWNKTKPKQEALPMPSSNSCCTQLYRQPLPIRVLRRIIRVELQEADGDCHLQAVVLHLARRSVCVHPQNRSLARWLEHHGKRLQGTVPNLNLLLQKKMSSSPQEQN; from the exons ATGTCGCGATTGAGGCGATACGAGGTGGCGCTGGAAGCTGAGGAGGA GATCTATTGGGGCTGCTTCTACTTTTTCCCTTGGCTGCGAATGTGGCGCAGGGAGCGGAG CCAGAGACTAAGTCTGGAACCCCCCAGGCTCCCACTGACAAGCTGGCATCCGTGGAACAAGACAAAGCCGAAACAAGAAG CCTTGCCAATGCCTTCCAGCAATAGCTGCTGTACTCAGCTCTACAGACAACCACTCCCGATCAGGGTACTGAGGAGGATCATCCGAGTGGAGCTGCAGGAGGCCGACGGGGACTGTCACCTTCAGGCTGTTGT GCTCCACCTGGCTCGGCGCAGTGTTTGTGTTCATCCCCAGAACCGCAGCCTGGCTCGGTGGCTTGAGCACCATGGGAAAAGGCTCCAGGGGACTGTACCCAACTTAAACCTGCTACTacaaaagaaaatgtcctcaagCCCACAAGAGCAAAACTAA
- the LOC127200001 gene encoding C-C motif chemokine 27-like isoform X1: protein MSRLRRYEVALEAEEEIYWGCFYFFPWLRMWRRERSPMSPTSQRLSLEPPRLPLTSWHPWNKTKPKQEALPMPSSNSCCTQLYRQPLPIRVLRRIIRVELQEADGDCHLQAVVLHLARRSVCVHPQNRSLARWLEHHGKRLQGTVPNLNLLLQKKMSSSPQEQN from the exons ATGTCGCGATTGAGGCGATACGAGGTGGCGCTGGAAGCTGAGGAGGA GATCTATTGGGGCTGCTTCTACTTTTTCCCTTGGCTGCGAATGTGGCGCAGGGAGCGGAG TCCGATGTCTCCAACAAGCCAGAGACTAAGTCTGGAACCCCCCAGGCTCCCACTGACAAGCTGGCATCCGTGGAACAAGACAAAGCCGAAACAAGAAG CCTTGCCAATGCCTTCCAGCAATAGCTGCTGTACTCAGCTCTACAGACAACCACTCCCGATCAGGGTACTGAGGAGGATCATCCGAGTGGAGCTGCAGGAGGCCGACGGGGACTGTCACCTTCAGGCTGTTGT GCTCCACCTGGCTCGGCGCAGTGTTTGTGTTCATCCCCAGAACCGCAGCCTGGCTCGGTGGCTTGAGCACCATGGGAAAAGGCTCCAGGGGACTGTACCCAACTTAAACCTGCTACTacaaaagaaaatgtcctcaagCCCACAAGAGCAAAACTAA
- the LOC127200001 gene encoding C-C motif chemokine 27-like isoform X4, whose translation MEGIFPISSLLLMLLLSPAPGAALPMPSSNSCCTQLYRQPLPIRVLRRIIRVELQEADGDCHLQAVVLHLARRSVCVHPQNRSLARWLEHHGKRLQGTVPNLNLLLQKKMSSSPQEQN comes from the exons ATGGAGGGGATCTTTCCCATCAGCAGCCTCCTGCTGATGTTGCTTCTCAGCCCGGCCCCGGGAGCAG CCTTGCCAATGCCTTCCAGCAATAGCTGCTGTACTCAGCTCTACAGACAACCACTCCCGATCAGGGTACTGAGGAGGATCATCCGAGTGGAGCTGCAGGAGGCCGACGGGGACTGTCACCTTCAGGCTGTTGT GCTCCACCTGGCTCGGCGCAGTGTTTGTGTTCATCCCCAGAACCGCAGCCTGGCTCGGTGGCTTGAGCACCATGGGAAAAGGCTCCAGGGGACTGTACCCAACTTAAACCTGCTACTacaaaagaaaatgtcctcaagCCCACAAGAGCAAAACTAA
- the LOC127200001 gene encoding uncharacterized protein LOC127200001 isoform X5: MSRLRRYEVALEAEEEIYWGCFYFFPWLRMWRRERSSAHPREQKLEPLRGLMSCLSSGLRPAPQRPGRGLLCRTPTTAAQTAGALKI, from the exons ATGTCGCGATTGAGGCGATACGAGGTGGCGCTGGAAGCTGAGGAGGA GATCTATTGGGGCTGCTTCTACTTTTTCCCTTGGCTGCGAATGTGGCGCAGGGAGCGGAG CTCGGCGCACCCCCGGGAGCAGAAGCTGGAGCCTCTGCGGGGCCTTATGAGCTGTTTGTCGAGCGGCCTGAGGCCTGCTCCCCAGCGCCCAGGTCGTGGTCTCCTCTGTCGCACCCCTACCACCGCTGCACAGACAGCAGGTGCATTAAAGATTTAA
- the LOC127206498 gene encoding 40S ribosomal protein S27-like: protein MPLTENLLHPAPEEKRKHRKKRLVQRPSSYTMDGKCPGCYKITTAFSHAPMVVLCVGCTTVLCQPTGQRARLTGGCSSRRRQH, encoded by the coding sequence ATGCCTCTGACAGAGAACCTCCTTCATCCTGctccagaagagaagaggaaacacaggaaaaagcGCCTGGTGCAGAGACCCAGCTCCTACACTATGGATGGGAAATGCCCAGGATGCTATAAAATCACCACCGCCTTTAGCCACGCACCAATGGTCGTCTTGTGTGTTGGCTGCACCACTGTTCTCTGTCAGCCTACAGGCCAAAGAGCAAGGCTGACAGGAGGATGCTCCTCCAGGAGGAGGCAGCACTGA